The window TTATCCCTGCACATAGAGATGTCTATTTCATGTGTAAAAGTTGAGACCTTCTAAGCCTGGACAGGAGCAACTTCATAAATTCCTTAAGAttgattgaatttgaaaattcattgTTTGAATAAAGAAACAATTGAGTTGGATTCAATTGAATGGTACCAACCAAATGGAGAGCTAATACCCAATTCTGATTGAATTAATTGAATTAACTGATCGACGCACTATTGGATATTTGTTTATCGTCTGTAACATCTACCTATTCTGCAATTTCAACCAACCCACCCAGTGAGTAACTCTTAGGTAAACTAATAAAAAGGGGTTTCGGTTTCTCTTGATTGATTACAGAAAAAAGACCATCCCCGTGCTTTGCTAGGCCTAGGTAAGGTgatgaaaatacaagaaattctcagaaaaaattagataaaaaaaaaagaagataaatatCAAAATTTATATTCCGACCCCTCTTATTTTTAGCTTGTATGCGGAAGTGATCGATGGATCTCTTGAAACAAACGAAAAGGAAATTAGATTCATCTATTTCATGTGTCCAATTGATACTCCCTCAATCCCATtattaatgtcatgtttcacctTTTTCATTGTCACAAAATTAGAGTCATGCTAAAATTTTTCCCTTCCACAGTTTCATTCTTACCTCGTAGTGCATGTGTAAAAAAGTCTCAAGAAATTTAGTGGGACCCACTATATATTGCCATTTAGAGAAGCTAGAAGAGTGTGCAAGACAACTCCCACTTTATAAGGCTAATATTGGTGCGTGTCTTTAACGTATGAAGAGATGCATTTGATTGAGATGGGGCCCATAGAATTATGACTCTTTGAAAAACACAAACTTCAGCTGTCTAATGTACTTCTAGTGAGGTAAATTTGGAAGTAAAGCATCTGGCAATAATAATCTACTGTACATAAAAAGTTGCAGTCCCAAAAAATGTCTCTAAATTTGGGACAGAGGGAGTACTTTTGAAGCTGCCATGGGCTTTATACAAAagcctcttttctttctttattgccctcattttctttcattGTTAATTCTCTTTTTGTGGTAAGCTTACTATATTGCAATCTACATTACCCTGCTCTTTCTAATCAAtcttgtttgattgtttgagtTTTGAAGTAGTCCGCTACTCGTATACCCAACATCTTCTCCAACCTAGGCAACCTGTACTTGTTTAGCATACGAAGTTAATTAGAGCAACAAAGGTTCATGttatttttgcatgttttcctttccttttttttcaattatttatcTTGGAGATGGTGCCTGTGTATTTTCTTTGAAAGGTGGGAGCCCCTAACACTATTATGAAATGGCAATACAATATTAAAGAAGGATGGTGCCCGTTCAATTTGTCCTTATAAATTACTCCCTCTattccactttgatagtcttgttttccttttttatccACCCTAAATTATAgttcactttccaattgaaaaatataattaacttctctaaaatacccttattaataTGTTTGTTATCAGTGGGTATAACTTACCTTATTTAATATAGTTAATTTCTTTATCAATAATTGCTTTGGTTCATGCCTTGAACGGTGCAACTTTCCATCAGTATTGTTGTTGTAATTAATGTAAAGGTATAATGATTAGTCACACTCCTAATAttaatgtaagggtattttagaaaaacagTAGGTTAGATTTACTCTTCCAGCaaagttaacaaatttttcttaaattgtgtgaaaaaaaaaaagcaagactatcaaagtgatATGGACGGGTATTATCTTCGCTTTTCATTTGAATTGTTGATACCCATGCTTTTTATGGTGGTACTTACTACTGATTGTTAACATTTGAATCACTTTGATGAAGGAGAACTAAGTAACATGATGTTGCCTTTTGCATTTGCTCTTTTAACTAAGGATTTATATTCAATTTTAGTTGCTGATTTATACCATTTTTTGCAGGTTAAATATCAGGTTGTAATGGTCTTCTTACATATTTGATGCTGATTGATGGATCCTGATAGCAAGAAGTTTGGAAGAGGTAAGATACTTTAAGGATCAGATGTTGCGTGAAATTTCCTTTTACCATATTATGGTGTATTCATTCTTGTTTGGcatgattttgtttttcaaTCTATCAGATCGagattgagatttttttttttaacttctagAGTTTGTGTGCATGCCATCCATTTCATAAGTTGGTTTGAATTGAATAAGAAGATGGCTCTTTTGCTATTTGCTTTCTTGTGAATGAATCAAATGGAGCAGGCTTTTGAGGAAATTACGGTGTCGGACTTCCTTGCTTAGTTTTTTCCCCATTTAATTCCCTTCTAAATTTTGACTGGCCTTGTGCTACTGTGAGAATGAGCTCTTTTACTTGATTATTCTGTTCTATGGAATGTATCTCAAAGTGTTTGGTAACGTACTTGAAACTTTCATGTGTAGGTTTGCCTAAAATGTTTATTGTCTGTTGAAATGTCGAAGATTTGTTTCCGTAATGTGTAACGTCTAACTATTTGGTGCTATTTATGATAATAGGACCTAGAGAACTTACAGGTGCTGTGGATCTTATAAGCCACTACAAACTGTTGCCTCACCACGAATTCTTCTGTAAGAAGTCACTACCCTTGTCTATCTCCGATACACACTATCTTCATAATGTGGTGGGAGACACAGAAATTAGGAAAGGTGAAGGTATGCAATTGGATCAGCTCATTCAGGACACTTCCTTTTCAAGAGAGGCAAATGCACGCATACAGCCATTTGACCTAGATGTTCTGAGAGAAGCCTTCCAATTACGGGAGACTGCACCAGTTGATCTGCCTCCTGTAAGAGTCTACTTATTATAGTTTGTTGATTTAGCTGCTAATGATCCACGATGGCTCTTTGTTTTATGTCGTTGATTCACTTAAAACAAGGGTTTCCGAGAttctttttctatttgttttgcTTCATTACTCTTTTTATACCTGATGGGTGAGTACTGATACGTCGCATCATCGGTGTGTTTTGAAGTCTGAGAAGGGTATTCCTACCATAGCTGCAAAATCAAAAAGCGAGTCTAAAGACAAGGAAAAGAAGCATAAAAAGCACAAGGACAAGGACAAGGACAAGGACAAGGATAAAGAACACAAGAAGCACAAACATCGTCATAAAGATCGGAGTAAAGATAAAgacaaggagaaaaagaaagatagaagTGGCCATCATGATTCTGGTGCTGAGCACTCAAAGAAACATCATGAAAAGGTTTGGATGTTATGCTCTGTTGCTACTGCTATGCCTTAACGAAAGTCATGTGTCACGACTTGTAATAATGCTCCAtaaattttcactttaattggttaattctttatttgattgcCCTTTCATGATCACTAGCCCATTATCACTGAGcaaattatgtgatttatgaATTTAGAACCCAAATTTGCTGGGTAAATTTTGTTGATGGTTTTGGCAAGTTGCTGTAACCCATCAAACTTTGTATGTGTAGGGATGTCATATCTTTCTTTCTACGTTTTGATGTACTACATCTAATTTAAGACCTCTTTTGCCTAATTGAGTTTCAGAAAAGGAAGCATGATGGGGATGAAGATCTCAGTGATGTTCACAAGCACAAGAAAAGTAAGGTACATGGTTGACATGTTCTTTCATTCTATTTCCCTGTGGTTGGACTGTCACTATTAACCTGTTCTGCTTTTTTTATGTCATTTGAACTAGCTTCTTCATAGTTGTGTTGCCTTCTTACAATTCCAAATCTTGCAGCATAAGAGCTCAAAGATTGATGAGATGGGTGCGATAAAGGTAGCAGGCTAATTAAAGGCAGACAGTTCTTTGTAATTTTTTAGTCCTCTGATGTTGCAGTTGAGAATTTGGAGGAGTCCTTTACTTACTATTGTTCAAGTCCATATATCTGAGGTACAGAAATTCCATATAATGACTATGTCCTGCTATTATGTCCTGCTAAGACCTATATTAGAAGACAAATTCCATATAATGACTATTGTGTTTCTACTAGAATTAAACTTCTTTGGCATGatattttttcttctcttgttgagaGGAATGAACAATTCTTTCTACATCCCCAAATGCAttttgttattgtttctttgaCATTACATTTTCTTCCATAAATTGAATAGTACTGCAAGCAATTTTCCTTCTCTCCCAGCAACTTCATCTGTAAAGATGCAATATGCTATATAATTCGTAATCACCCTTCCCCAAAAGTCGGTAGCTGAAGAAAACTTGCTTTTCTGTCTATTTCCGTAAAGTTCCGTAAAAAAAAGAATTCCTATGTATATTTTGTGTTGGACTACCCCCAAAAATTTGAATTATGGTGGATAATAGATGAGATAAGAATGAAGTTGAAATCCAACAATGCTGCCACTTTGCCTATTATCTTATATTACTCAGAGTGTTGTTTTGTTTTACCAGTGTTGCtcatgatatgatttttgaTACTGTTTGCAAGTTATGCAGTTAAGACTATAGGATCCGTTTGGATAGTGTGCTTTTTGGGTTTTTGTTTACTTTGCTGTATCTGTTTTAGAAAAAATGCCGGTGTCTGTCCAAAACACTGAAAACTTTCTGTGTTTTTCAAAAGATTACGTTCACCCTCCCCCACCCACCACCGGTGTCCTATTTAATGTACTTCTTTTTGGTGTTCTTCTAAAACTTTGTTATTATAGATGTTGTTTTAAACAAACTTTGTTTTCTAAAACAGGCCAAAGACAGGCCATCCAAATAGACCGATAATTGATGGAAAGAAATTGAGGTAAACAGAATATaatgatgaatgaattgaccCGCTACTTCACTTAAAAAGTATGTAATGAATTATAGAAATAAGCCTCCCCTTCAAAATGTTCTATGGGATTGGTTCTGTGACTCAATTTCCACCTTCCTGCAGTTTTATCAATATTAACTGAGAGATCTAGGGTCCAACACTAGATCCAGGCTCCTTGGAGCAGCTTCTGTCTTCTTTCTAGCATCTTTCCTTGCCGCGAAATTTCCATTAGGCCTCGACCACACTCAAGAACTTAGCTTCAAGGGCTAAATAGGCTCGGTTAGCGATTTGCCATGTCAGAAGATTAAATGACTGCAATTTCATCAACCATATGCATATCCTCTCTGGACGCAAGATTTCTTTTTGCTAAGCTTTGGAGTTATTATGGTTGTTGGAGGATGACTGGTAATACAAGAAGATGAAGTTAAGGCTTGTGTAAAGAATAGGATTTGGTTATTATGGTTTTTTGGAAAATGTAGTTAAGGAttgtgaaaagaaaaggatagttaaaaataaaatgatgttGAGAAGGAGATGgtagaagaaacttttcccCCCTTCTCTCTGAAAAATCCTAACTTCTGATTTAAATATAGATTGaagaaattatattttttccCTTCATTGTAGCAGTATGCATTTCTCCCCTCTTTTAAGGAATTTATGGTCCCTTCCACTGGTAATTGAAACTAAACATGGCCTTTGATTCAAGTCTTGTTGACAATTTGCAGCATGGATTAAGTGTGGTCTAAATTGGAAACTCAAAGAAAAAGGTAATATTGGTAATCAGAGATGTGTTGGTAAGTTGTATCACTAGAAGTCTTGGATAGACTTATGGgtctaaaatggaaaatcaaaGGAATGGTAATATTATCCAGTAGAAATATCTCGTTAACTGGGGATCTTGTAAAAGCCTCGGATTGGAATCTTTGTGGGCATTGTTGAGTATGATGAGTCAAATGTGGAAACTCAAAGAATATTGTAACTTGTAGTCTTACAACATCTACAATTTGACGTCGTTTGTTCTTTCAATCTTCTCCCAGTATGAAGTAATAGATCTGCCAGTCTTACTTGTATAGTATGCAACATTGGGGATGATATTTGGCACCTTCACATATGTGGAAAAAATAAGCTGCTATTGGAGAGTGTGATTTTATCTGCTTAACAGTTAATTTGAATGTTTTACTGTTAAAAAAATGGGCTCTGAAATGCAATTCAGGCATGTAGTCATTCTTGTATTGCTTCTCAGTGTGGAGAATCGTGTAGCTTGATCTTTGATGACCTATTGTTGTGCAACCTTGAGAAAGTGAAAATGCAGATGAAGaaatgcatgttttgaaatCATTTATCTCATTAAgcaataatattatttttattcatCAGAACATGCTATAGTCTAGGATAGCCTTCGAGGCAGGCCCCTTTTTCTCTCCTCCATTTAGTGCCCTTTTTAAGATGTTGATTTTAAGATTTATCTGCCAAAGAGTTGTTTGTGAATCAAATGCATTTTGAAATCTCCCACTCTTGCAATGCAATTTATAACTGACCCCCTGGGGGTGTCTGGATTGGGGAAAATGACCATTCTTTTGAATAAAACCGAGTTGGTTCAAGTCTTAACGGTTGGAAATAGGGGATAG is drawn from Coffea arabica cultivar ET-39 chromosome 1c, Coffea Arabica ET-39 HiFi, whole genome shotgun sequence and contains these coding sequences:
- the LOC113732184 gene encoding mediator of RNA polymerase II transcription subunit 19a-like isoform X4, whose amino-acid sequence is MDPDSKKFGRGPRELTGAVDLISHYKLLPHHEFFCKKSLPLSISDTHYLHNVVGDTEIRKGEGMQLDQLIQDTSFSREANARIQPFDLDVLREAFQLRETAPVDLPPSEKGIPTIAAKSKSESKDKEKKHKKHKDKDKDKDKDKEHKKHKHRHKDRSKDKDKEKKKDRSGHHDSGAEHSKKHHEKKRKHDGDEDLSDVHKHKKT
- the LOC113732184 gene encoding mediator of RNA polymerase II transcription subunit 19a-like isoform X3; this encodes MDPDSKKFGRGPRELTGAVDLISHYKLLPHHEFFCKKSLPLSISDTHYLHNVVGDTEIRKGEGMQLDQLIQDTSFSREANARIQPFDLDVLREAFQLRETAPVDLPPSEKGIPTIAAKSKSESKDKEKKHKKHKDKDKDKDKDKEHKKHKHRHKDRSKDKDKEKKKDRSGHHDSGAEHSKKHHEKFQKRKHDGDEDLSDVHKHKKT
- the LOC113732184 gene encoding mediator of RNA polymerase II transcription subunit 19a-like isoform X1; protein product: MDPDSKKFGRGPRELTGAVDLISHYKLLPHHEFFCKKSLPLSISDTHYLHNVVGDTEIRKGEGMQLDQLIQDTSFSREANARIQPFDLDVLREAFQLRETAPVDLPPSEKGIPTIAAKSKSESKDKEKKHKKHKDKDKDKDKDKEHKKHKHRHKDRSKDKDKEKKKDRSGHHDSGAEHSKKHHEKFQKRKHDGDEDLSDVHKHKKSKHKSSKIDEMGAIKKSLD
- the LOC113732184 gene encoding mediator of RNA polymerase II transcription subunit 19a-like isoform X2, whose translation is MDPDSKKFGRGPRELTGAVDLISHYKLLPHHEFFCKKSLPLSISDTHYLHNVVGDTEIRKGEGMQLDQLIQDTSFSREANARIQPFDLDVLREAFQLRETAPVDLPPSEKGIPTIAAKSKSESKDKEKKHKKHKDKDKDKDKDKEHKKHKHRHKDRSKDKDKEKKKDRSGHHDSGAEHSKKHHEKKRKHDGDEDLSDVHKHKKSKHKSSKIDEMGAIKKSLD